AAACAGGAACTGTAAAATCCAAACCTGTCGCATCGAAATCTAAGTCGAGTTCAACTAAGCCAAAAGCTAAAACAGTTGCCGTATCATCGGCTAAACCAAAAAAGGCAACCAAaaaggcagctgctgctgctaccgTCAAGAAGCCAAAAGCCAAGACAACTGCTAGCAAGAAGTAAATAATTAATACTTTATTGCAATcgtaatattgaaaaaattttagatatcgaatacgaaaatctaaaattttatttaaacacaGCCCTTCTCAGGGCTACAATTCCATataacaagagaaaaaaaaaaatcaaattttctaaaaattacaaatatgtaatttacatacattcatacatacgtatgtacatattagcAACATACACAGATATTAATATTGTACGAGtctttttgatttaatgtaggtgcattttttttttcagtttagcCTTGCAATAAACAGAAatggttaaaataaaaataacaacaatgatTTTTATCCACATTACCACTGGCTGCATGTATTTTGCAATATCcattaaaaatatcttaattcttttttaatataaaattgtgGCCCTGAAAAGGGCCTTTTTTTAATAGGAAGCGTGTGTTTAAGCTAgggacatttttattttgagctGGTATACTTGGTGACAGCTTTTGTTCCCTCACTAACAGCGTGCTTAGCAAGCTCACCCGGCAAAAGCAAACGAACAGCCGTTTGGATTTCGCGACTGGTGATGGTCGACCTCTTATTGTAGTGGGCCAACGGGAGGCCTCAGAGCAATACGTTCAAAAATATCGTTTACAAAGCTATTCATTATGCTCATTGCTTTTGAAGAATACCAGTGTCTGGGTGGACTTGCTTTAACACTTTGTAAATGTAAATAGCATAGCTCTCCTTACGCTTgcgcttcttctttttgtcatCTGGTGATGTTCTTTTTGAGCCTGCCAGCCTTCTTGCTGCTTTTCCACTAGTTTTTGGCGGCATTTCTCACTTCaaattcaataatttaaatttcacaaaaaacacaattcactttttttttttttttttttttttttttttttttttttgtttttttttttttttttttttttttttttttttttttttttttttttttttttttttttttttttttttttttttttttttttttttttttttttttttttttttttttttttttttttttttttttttttttttttttttttttttttttttttttttttgttttttttttttttttttttttttttttttttttttttttttttttttttttttttttttttttttttttttttttttttttttttttttttttattttttttttttttttttttttttttttttttttttttttttttttttttttttttttttttttttttttttttttttttttttttttttttttttttttttttttttttttttttttttttttttttttttttttttttttttttttttttttttttttttttttttttttttttttttttttttttttttttttttttttttttttttttttttttttttttttttttttttttttttttttttttttttttttttttttttttttttttttttttttttttttttttttttttttttttttttttttttttttttttttttttttttttttttttttttttttttttttttttttttttttttttttttttttttttttttttttttttttttttttttttttttttttttttttttttttttttttttttttttttttttttttttttttttttttttttttttttttttttttttttttttttttttttttttttttttttttttttttttttttttttttttttttttttttttttttttttttttttttttttttttttttttttttttttttttttttttttttttttttttttttttttttttttttttttttttttttttttttttttttttttttttttttttttttttttttttttttttttttttttttttttttttttttttttttttttttttttttttttttttttttttttttttttttttttttttttttttttttttttttttttttcttttttttttttttttttttttttttttttttttttttttttttttttttttttttttttttttttttttttttttttttttttttttttttttttttttttttttttttttttttttttttttttttttttttttttttttttttttttttttttttttttttttttttttttttttttttttttttttttttttttttttttttttttttttttttttttttttttttttttttttttttttttttatttttttttttttttttttttattttttttttttttttttttttttttttttttttttttttttttttttttttttt
This sequence is a window from Drosophila willistoni isolate 14030-0811.24 unplaced genomic scaffold, UCI_dwil_1.1 Seg381, whole genome shotgun sequence. Protein-coding genes within it:
- the LOC26529328 gene encoding LOW QUALITY PROTEIN: histone H2B (The sequence of the model RefSeq protein was modified relative to this genomic sequence to represent the inferred CDS: inserted 3 bases in 2 codons), giving the protein MPPKTSGKAARRLAGSKRTSPDDKKKKRKRKESYAIYIYKVLKQVHPDTGXSSKAMSIMNSFVNDIFERIALRPPXLAHYNKRSTITSREIQTAVRLLLPGELAKHAVSEGTKAVTKYTSSK